ACAATTTATATTCTACTCCCTAAAAAGGTCTCTTTTTTGCCCTTTATACAGACAAAGCGTCCCACTTTAAGACCGTCCGACATGGAGGGGTTTCATTATGATGTTAGATTAGAACACAGAGAGACACAGATTCAGATGGCATTAAAAGAGCTTAATATAGAAATTATTCATGCTAACAGTCCTAAAGCAAAGAGGAGGATTTAGAGGCTTTTTAGGTTTTGTTAGGATAGGTTGATAAAAAGGAAAAAGAAGTGGAAACCTGCTTCAGATCACTCTCAGCGTTGGTATCCAAAAATAAAAAGTGAGATGGCATTTGAAACTTGAAATAATATGTGACATCCTTCCTTGGAGCAACAGTCTGATATTTAAAATTCATAGAAAAAATGAGGGGTTGAATAGATTTGCTTTAAAAGTTTTTATGGTATAATTCAATTTTTGGGAGACTTTTTTAGGAGGGAAAGTATGCCCACCTTGGTTGTGGTTGGCACACAATGGGGGGATGAAGGTAAAGGAAAGGTGGTTGATGTTCTTACTGAGCAAGCAGATTTTGTAGTTAGGTTTCAGGGAGGAAATAACGCGGGACATACTTTAGTTATCAATAAAAAAAAACATATACTTCATCTTATCCCTTCTGGAATTTTCAGACCTAATACGGTTTGTGTTATCGGAAATGGAGTGGTTGTGGACCCAGAGGTTTTGATAAACGAGATAGAAAAGTTAAAAAAAGAAGGTTTAGACCTTTCTCCTAAGAAACTTATAATAAGTGAAAAAGCTCAAACTATCATGCCTTATCATAAAGCCTTAGATATAGCAAGAGAAGCAAAAGCTGGTGAAAATAAAATAGGGACTACCTGTAGGGGAATAGGCCCTTGTTATGAGGATAAAGTAGCGAGAAAAGGGTTCAGGTTAATAGACCTTACGTATCCTGAAACCTTTAAAGAAAAACTGAAAAAAATTTTAGAAGAAAAAAATTTTCTGTTAAGTTATTTAAACGCAGAACCTTTAAAGTTTGAAGAAATATATGAAAAATATTTAGCCTTTGGAGAATATTTAAAACCTTATCTTGCAGATGTTTCTCAACTGTTATGGAATGCTCAGAAAGCTGGTAAAAATATACTTTTTGAGGGAGCTCAAGGAACTTTTCTAGACATAGACCATGGCACCTACCCTTATGTGACCTCTTCCAATACCGTAGCAGGAAACGCCTGTTGTGGAAGTGGTTTAGGACCTACAGAGATCAACTCAGTTTTAGGAATAGTCAAAGCTTACACTACTCGAGTAGGAGAAGGGCCTTTTCCTACTGAACTCCACGATGAAATAGGAGAACTTTTAAGAGAAAGAGGTGGAGAATACGGGGCCACCACCGGTAGACCAAGAAGGTGTGGATGGTTAGATTTGGTGATGGTAAAAACCGCAGTACGACTAAACGGTCTTACTTACTTAGCTATTACCAAGCTTGACGTGTTGTCTGGACTTAAAACTTTAAAACTCTGTGTAGGATATAAATATGAAGGTCAAATTATAGATTTCTTTCCTTCAGAGCTCGAAAAACTCAAAAAAGTGGAACCTATCTACCAAGAACTTCCTGGATGGGAAGAAGACATTAGCCAGATAAAAAATTTCGATGCGCTTCCGGAAGCGACTAAAAACTACATTAAATTTATAGAACAGTATCTTGAAGTTCCTATAGCCCTTTTATCCTTTGGCCCTGAGAGAGAAAGTTGTTTTTTATTAAAAAATCCTTTCGATAAATAGGACTGATTTATGAAAGATAAAATATTGATTGCTAACAGAGGAGAGATTGCTTTACGTATAATGGAAGCTTGTAAAGATTTAGGTATTGATTATGTAGCGGTTTACACCAAGGAAGATGAAGAGTCTCTACATGTAAGATATGCCAAAGAAAAATACCGTATCTGTGATTATCGCGACATGAACGACCTTTTGGCTGTAGCAGACGAGTCTGGGTGTACGGCTATACATCCAGGATATGGGTTTCTTTCAGAAAACTTTCGTTTTGCAAGAAGGGTGGTCAAAAGGTCAAGACCTTTGATTTTTGTAGGACCTTCCTGGGAGGCAATCAGGGATTTGGGAAATAAACTTTTTATGAAGAAACTTGCGAAAGACCTTGGTATTCCTGTTATTCCAGGGACCACAGAGCCTGTATATAACGAAATTGAAGCTGAGCTTAAAGCTGAAGAGCTTTTGGAAGAACTTGCTTCCTTAGGGATTCAAAAACCTTCCCTTCTGGTAAAGGCTGTAGCTGGTGGCGGAGGAATGGGGATCGAAGAGGTTAAAAGTTTGGAAGAACTTAGACCTACTTTTAGAAAAATCAGAGCTTATGCCAAGAGACTTTTTGGGGACGAAGGAGTTATCATAGAAGGGAAAATACCTGTTTTTCAACATTTAGAGGTACAGCTTTTAGGAAGTAAACATGGAGAATATGTACACTTTGGAACCAGAAACTGTACCATTCAAAGTCCTCATAAACAAAAAAGGATCGAAATAGCCCCAGGTTTTTCCTTTCAAGAACCCTACAGTTTTGACCCTAAAAAGGTAGAAGAAGCAATCATTAATTACTCCATAAAACTTGCTAAAGCCTTTAATTATGATAGCGTAGGAACCTGGGAATGGCTGATTACTCCCGATGGTAAGTACTACCTGATGGAGGTTAATACCAGGATTCAGGTGGAAAATGAAATTTCTGCCAAGATATCCTTTATTAGGAATAAACAGGTAAACCTTATAAAGGAACAGATAAGGGTAGCTTTTGGAGAAAAATTAGGATATTCACAAAAAGACATCGAGTTTAAAGGAACAAGTATAGAATACCGTTTGATTGCAGAAGATACTAAAAGAGGTTTTATTCCTCTAAGTGGAACTATAACCAAGTTTAGCTGGCCGGAAGTGCCTTGGCTTACGATGAGAACCCATGTACCTCAAGATAAACCTTACACCATTCCTACTCAGTTTGACCCAAACCTTGCTTTAGCTATCGTTTACGGAGAAAACTTTGAAGAAGCCAAAAAAAGAGGTTTAACCCTTTTAGACCAAGTTATCATAGAAGGGGTTACCCCTGATGGAAAAAAGTTAAAAACCAACATTTCTTTTTTAAAGGAAAAAACAGAATTTCTTTATAAATTTCTCGAGGCTTAAGGCCTATGAAGATAGAACTCTATAAAACTTTAAAAAATCTTTTAGAAACAGCTACTTACATAAGGGACATCAAAGGAGAAGACTTTTTTGAGATAACCTCTCTGATAAATAAAATTTCTGAGGTTTATGATAATTTTTATCAATACGAGCCTTCTTATTTAGAAGATTTTGTTAAAAAAACTAAAGAACAGCTTGATATTCTTTTAGAGCAAGGAGAAAAAACTCTTACTCCTTATGAGATAGTAAAAATCACCAGACATCATCAAAGGTTTACCTTGCAGGACATTCTAGAAAACGTTTATGACTCCTATATGGAACTTGGAGGGGAAGGAGAAATAAATATAGATCCTGCTATAGTATGTGCTAAGGCTATGCTTGTAAGAAAAGTAGGAGACGAGATTTTCTTCCATCAGGTAATGGTAATAGGCCACGAAAAAGGACACGGAGAGGAGTTTAGAGAAGGAGGTAGTGCTAAACCTTGGGGGAATGAAAAAGCCCTGCGTTATATGAAAATGGCAGAAACAGAAGGGATTCCTATTCATTTCTTTATTTTTACTCCTGGTGCTTATCCCATCGAAGATTATCCAGGTGCTGCTCAGCAGATTGCCAAAAACCTTTATCATATGGCAAAACTGAGAGTGCCAATCATATCCTTTATTTCAGAGGGAGGTTCCGGAGGAGCTGAAGCTATAGGGCTTGCCGATATGAGGTTGATGGCTGAAAAAGGATACTACTCTGTCATAAGCCCAGAAGGAGCTGCTGCGATAGAGGCAAAAATAAGTGATGGGCGTCCTCCAAGAGAACTAGTAGAAAAATGTGCAAAAGCTCTTAAGCTTACCGCAAAAGATAACCTTAAGTTTGGAAACATAGATAGAATCGTTCCAGAACCATTACTTGGAGCCAGAAGAAAGGACTATGAATTTTTTAAAAGATTAAAGATTGAATTGATAAGAGCGACAGACGAAGTTATCCTTCAAACAAGAAGTATTAAATTTTTAAGAAAATATGCTGCCTCTAAACAAGAAACAGAAAATTTTAAGTATTATGTAAACTGGGATTTAGACGAAGATGAGATAGAAATCCTAATAGAAAATCGATATAAAAAATACAGAAAAATGACCCAATGGGCCATACATGAAAATAAGACTCTTTTCAAATCTTTCTTTGACTTAGGACATACTATAAGCATAAAGTTGAAAAATGAAATAAATTACAAAATTTTAAAACAAGGGCAAAAAACATTTAAAAAGTTTTTAAACGAATTAACCAGTGAATCGACCCTGCTTTTAAAACCAGTTTCTGACCCTATAAAAACGGTCTACAACCTAATCGTAGGGAAAAAAACCGGTGCTAAACTTGTTACTCACTCTTTACAAGACGATGACATCCCAACCTACATAAGTCCTTTAGCTTTAGAAGATAAAACGATTACTTGTCCTCAGTCTGAAAAATATAGTTGCCCTGACCTTTGGGTACCAGACCTTTATGGAGAGTTTTGTGGGGTTTGTCCTAACTGTGGATATCATTTTCCTTTAGAGTATAAATGGTATCTTAACAACATTTTTGATAAAAACAGTATCCGTACCTTTAACGATGAGATTGCTTCAACCAATCCATTAGAGTTTGAAGGGTATGCGGAAAAACTAAAAGCTGCAAGAGAAAAAACAGGGCTAAATTCTAGTCTTATATCTTTTGAGGCCAAAATTGGTGGTATCTCTTTGATAGCGGTAATGTTGATAGCTGAGTTTAGACAGGGTACTGTAGGGGTAGCAGAAGGTGAAAAGTTTATCAGGGCGATAGAATTAGCTAAACTTACCAGACGTCCATTTTTAGCTTTGGTGCATACTACCGGAGGTATAAGGATACATGAAGGGACCCTTGGTGTGGTACAAATGCCCAGATGTACCATGGCAGTAAGGGATTACGTAGATGAAGGAGGGCTTTACATCGTTGTTTATGATAACAACTCCTATGCTGGGCCTGTAGCGAGCTTCTTAGGATCAGCACCTTATCAGTTCGCTTTAAAATCTACTCGTTTAGGATTTGCAGGCCCACGAGTTATCAAGGAAACCACAGGGCAAGATGTGCCTCCAGATTATCATAGTGCAGAAAATGCATTAAAAAGAGGGCATATCCAGGGTATTTGGGACAGAAGAGAACTAAGGAAAAAGCTTTTTACCGCTTTACTTACGATGGGAGGCAAAAACCTATACTACAGATGGTAGGTAATAAACCATGAAGATCGAGTACGAACACCTTAACGTTATTCTCCAAAAGTTTAAAGCCAACCCCTATAAAATTTTTAAAGTGAATACCATACACACCGGTTATATAAGAGAATTTTTGGTAAAAGAAGGAGATGAGGTAAAAGGTCCTTCTGGTAAGTGGTTAGAAAAACCAGGTACCCCTCTTTTTGTTTTAGAAAGGGAAAAAAATTTAAAAACTATAAGAGCTCATATAAATGGATGGGTACAAAACTTAAGGACAGACCTTTTAAATAGGTTTGTTGAGGCTGAGGAAACAATACTTGAAATTAAACATCCACTTTCTCAACAGGAAATAATTTCTGAAATTTTACTTTCTGCGCTTTACCTTGTAAAAGCTCCTGAAACGGCAAAGTATGTGTTAAGTCCTGGGTTAGCGGCCAAAATAGAAAAAGAAGGACTCTATAAAGTGAAAATAAAAAAGGGAGATGAACTTTTAATCATGACCTTTATGAAGCGTGAGACTCCTATTTTTTTTGAAGAAGACGGTGTGTTTTTAATCTATAATATCTATTTCAAACCCTTTCAACTGGTTGAAAGAGGGCAACCCTTAATTGGACTTTGCCCTGAAGAGCAACTTCCTTATTTAGAAAAGATAGTTTCCCGTATAAGGGAAGAGTGGCCCTTATAAAACATCCTTTTGACTTTGATTTTTCTAAACTTTTTCCAGAGATAGGTCAAGAAATCTGGCATTTCCCTACCCTTCCTCGAGCTATGGAAGCAGCTAAAAAGTTCATAAACTTATATCCCCGAACAGCCAATGGAAGGATTATACGAGCAGATATGCTTCTTGAGGCTAAAGGTAGGTTTGACAGAAAATGGTTTGCTGAAAAAGGGGGACTCTGGTTATCCTTAAGCTTGTACGATGAGTTTTTCGAAGAACATGCCTCTTTGATATCTCTCATACCTGGTCTTGCCATGGTAAGATGTGCTAAACATTTGGGGATTACTAAAGCTAAGGTTAAATGGATAAACGACCTTCATATAAACGGAAAAAAACTGGGTGGAGTTTTAATAGAAAGGTATAATGAATGGTATATTATAGGATTAGGTATAAACGTTAACAACCCTCTTCCTAAAGGTATACCCTCGGAAAGTTTTGGCAATTTACTAAAGAAAGAAGTCTCCATCTTGGAATTGCTAGAAATTTTGGTCTATTGGCTAAGATATTATTTTGGATTTTTAAGATGGTTTGAACAAAAAATCAGGGATGAAGAGTCGGTAACTAATCTGGTAATAGAAGATTTCAAACAATTTACAGATACCTTAGGAAGGTGTGTAGGCTACGGATATAACATAGACCTGGATGATTACCTCATAGCTCAAGTAACTGAAATTACTCCCTATGGCAGTTTAATCCTAAATTCTGAGGAAGGTCTTATCGAGGTTTCAACTGGAGAAATCCTTTATCTTTTATAAAAACTATAATCAAGGTAGCTATAATATTTTTGTAGAGAAGAAAAAGAGAAAGATTTCATCGTTAACCGTTTAATACTTTCAACCATAGCCCTAGCACAAGATAAGGTGGTAGCATAGGGAATGTCTAATTCCATCGTATACCTTCTGATAAGGTAGGCATCTTCTTTGCTTTCCTTACCTTTGGCTGTATTAATCGCAAGCACTATCTCTTTATTCTTGATAAGGTCTAAAATATTAGGTCTTCTTAGGTCTGAGATCTTGGGTACTTCTTTTATTTTTATTCCGAAAGAGGAGAGAAATTTACAGGTCCCCTCTGTACCTATCAAGTTAAATCCTAACTCTTGTAAGGTTTTAGCTATAGGTATGGTCAGAGGTTTATCTTCGTCTTTTACTGAAATAAAAACCGTACCAGAGGAGGGAAGCTTCATACCTGCAGCAAGTTGTGCTTTAGCATAAGCTAAAGCTGGGTCCCAATCTATTCCCATAACTTCCCCTGTAGACTTCATTTCAGGACCAAGGATTACGTCTACCTTAGGAAATCTTTTAAAAGGAAAGACCACTTCTTTTACACAGTAATAAGGAGGCACCACTTCTTTCGTAAACCCTATTTCCTTTAGTGAATAGCCTAACATAATCCAGGTAGCAAGTTTAGCCAAAGGTACTCCGATAGCCTTAGACACAAAAGGTACAGTTCTTGAAGCCCTTGGATTCACCTCTAACACATAGAGTTCGTTGTCTTTGATAGCAAATTGAATATTTATTAAACCTTTTACCTCCAATTCTTTAGCAAGCAATTTTGTAGCTTCTTTGATTTCGTTTAAAAGTTTAGGTGAGATATGAAGAGGAGGTAAGATACAAGCAGAATCTCCAGAGTGAATACCTGCTTCTTCTATGTGCTCCATAATACCTGCTACTACCACCGTTTCTCCGTCGGAGATAGCATCTACGTCGATTTCTATGGCATCCTCTAAAAACTTGTCGATTAAAATCGGATGTTCTGGGTTTACCTTAACAGCTGTAGCTATAAACTCTTTCAACTCTTTTTCTGAATAGACTATTCTCATCGCCCTTCCACCTAACACATAAGAAGGACGGACAAGCAAGGGATAACCGATTTGATTAGCTACTTTAATAGCCTCTTCTTCACTATAAGCAGTCCCTGCTTTGGGCCTTCTAAGATTTAACTTTTCAAGAAGTTGTTCAAACTTTTCTCTGTTTTCTGCCCTGTCTATGTTTTCAGGAGATGTACCCAGTATCTTTACTCCTGCTTTGTAAAGCGGTAACGCAAGGTTAAGAGGGGTTTGCCCTCCAAACTGAACTATTACCCCGTCTGGATTTTCTTCTTCATAGATGTTCAGGATATGCTCTAAGGTTAAAGGTTCAAAATACAGCCTGGTTGAAATGTCATAATCGGTAGAGACTGTTTCAGGGTTTGAGTTAACCATGATAGCTTCGATACCTTTTTCCCTTAAAGCTAAAGAAGCATGAACACAACAATAGTCAAACTCTATACCTTGCCCTATCCTGTTAGGCCCTCCACCTATGATAAGAACTTTTCGATTTTTTGTAGCCCGGCTTTCATTTTCAACTTCATATGTAGAATAAAAATAAGGGGTATAGGCTTCAAACTCAGCTGCACAGGTATCTATAAGTTTAAAGGTAGGTTTTACCCCTAAAGATTTTCTGTATTCTCTTACTTTTTGAGGATTGGTATTAGTAAGAAATCCGATTTGGTAATCAGTAAATCCCATCTGTTTGAGTTCCCTTAGCTCCTCTGCGGTTAAACTTTCTAAAGATCTCCCTTTTATTTTTTCGCTTTTGTCAAAAATTTCTTTTAGATGATATAAAAACCAAGGATCGATGTAAGTAAGATTGTAGATTTCCTCTATGCTAAATCCTGACTTAAAGGCCTCTCTTATGTAAAACAATCTTTGACTGTTAGGTTTGACTAACTTTTCCTTGATGATTTCTTTAGGAAGTATTACATCGTTGTCTGAGGGAGATTTTCCATCAGCCCCAAATCCAAATCTGCCTATCTCAAGCCCTGCTATAGCCTTTTGTAAAGCCTCTTTAAAAGTCCTGCCTATAGCCAGCGTCTCCCCAACAGAACGCATAGAGGTAGTAAGCTCGTCTGGGGATTCTGGAAATTTTTCAAAGGTAAACCTGGGTATCTTTACCACCACGTAGTCGATCGTAGGTTCAAATGCGGCTTTTGTCTCTTTAGTGATGTCGTTAGATAACTCATCTAAGGTATAACCTACAGCCAGTTTGGCAGCAATTTTGGCTATAGGATATCCTGTAGCTTTACTTGCCAAAGCCGAAGACCTGGAAACCCTGGGATTCATCTCTATTACAACCATTTCCCCGTTTTTAGGATTAACCGCAAACTGAATGTTTGACCCTCCAGTTTCTACCCCTATCTCTCTGATGATAGCCTGTGCAGCTGATCTCATCCTCTGATATTCTACATCGGATAAGGTCTGCGCCGGGGCTACAGTAATAGAATCTCCGGTATGAACTCCCATAGGGTCAAAGTTTTCTATAGAACAAATGATGACCACATTATCTTTAAAATCTCTCATCACCTCAAGCTCAAACTCTTTCCATCCAAGAACTGACTCCTCTAACATTACTTGATGGATAAGAGACATTTCTAAACCTTTTTCTGCGATTTCTTTTAACTCCTCTATATTATAAGCTACCCCTCCTCCTGTTCCGCCTAACGTAAAACTTGGTCTGACTATAATAGGAAAACCCAGTTCTTTGGCTGCCTTTTCTATTTCGTTTAAAGAAGTAATTATAAAACTCTTTGGTATTTTTAATCCTATGTTTTCCATCGCTTTTCTAAAAAGCTCTCTACTTTCAGCCTTTTCTATAGCTTTAGCGTTTGCTCCTATCAGTTCAACGTTATACTTTTCAAGAACTCCTTTTTTAGCTAAAGCAAAGGCTATGTTTAAACCTGTTTGACCTCCTAAAGTAGGAAGTAAAGCATCAGGCCGTTCTTCCTTTATAATGTGTTCTACTACCTCAGGAGTCAAAGGTTCTATATATGTGTGATCTGCCATCTCAGGATCGGTCATGATGGTAGCTGGATTAGAATTAACCAAAACTATTTCATAACCCTCTTCTTTTAAAGCCTTACAAGCCTGACTTCCAGAATAATCAAACTCACAAGCCTGCCCTATAACAATAGGCCCTGAACCTATGATTAGAATCTTTTTTATGTCTGTCCTTTTAGGCATAAACCCCCCTTATTATCTATCTTTAAAAACTTTATAACAAGACATCATCTAAAATTTTTCAAACAGAGAATAAGTTTTTATTTTCGATTTTTTCACCAAGCTCTGATACCATTCTTTAAACCAATTATCTCTTTTTTGAGTTAGAAGAACCGAAGATGCCTGTTGAATTTCTGCATCTTCAATCGTGCCGTTAAACTCTTTAATGCTTTTTATGGCAAAAATTTTAAGATCCCCTCTGTCCCACACGATATTGTCTATTACTTTAGAAGAACCTGGGTTAGCAATCAACTGGGCTATGTTAGAAGAAAATTTTTGAGGAATCTCCATCCTGGTTAAACGATATTCTTTGGTCTGAAATCCTTCTTTTTCAAAAACTTCTTTAGTTATCTCTGTTTTTGATTTTAATTTTTCTAAAAGGGCTTTAGCTTTTTGCTCACACAACTCCTTTCCTTTACTATTAAGGTAGTCCTGCTTAACCTTTTCTTTTGCTTCAGCGAACTCTAAAGACCTTGCGGGTTTTTTATCAATAATTTCTAAGATCACAAACCCTTTAGAAGTTTCCAAAGGAGCAAAAAATTCTCTTTTAGGGGCTTCAAAAACCTTTTTGGCAAGTTGAAAATTTTGAAACTGGTCTAAAAATTCTTTTTTAGTTAACCAATTGGTTTCAAAAAGTTTAATTTTATTTTTTTCTGCCCATATTTTTAAATCGTTTTCTTTCATAACTTCAGAATAAATCTTGTTAGCCTTTTCCTGGGTAACCTTTCTTGTTTTTTCTGTTTTTAAAAATTTATAAATATCCTCTCTTACTTCCTCAAAGGAAGCTATTCCTTCTGGCTTGATAGCCTCAACTCCTATGATTAAATATCCAGAAGAAACCTTAAAAGGTCCTAAAACCTGCCCTTCCTTGCTTTGTTTAAGTGCAGTTTTTATTTCTTCTGACAATACCCCTTCTTCTACCCATTTAGCAGGAACCTTAAGGTCCTTGGCATGTTTTGTTTCTTCTATGATTTTTTGAGCTTTTTTTAAGGAAGTATCATCTGTGGCTTCAACCAACAAAGTTTTAATCTTAGCACTAAAAGGCCTCTTAAAACGATCTAAATTTTGTTCATAAAACCTTTTAAGCTCAGCCTCTGTTACTTCTGAAGAAGTGTCATAAGGAATAAAAAGATAAGCCAGCTTAATCTTTTCTTCTTCTTTATAAATATCTCTATGGGTAAGATAATAATTTTCCAAGTCTTTTTCTGTATGATTAATCTTTTCTATACAAGCTTTAAGGGGTAAAATACCTTCTAACAACTCAATTTCCTGTTTTGCAAACCTCAAATAATCTTTAACTTCTTCTTCTGAAACCACAATAGGAGTTGTCAAAAGAAGTTTTAATCGTTGTTGCAAAATGTCATAATAAACAAGTTTTTCAAAAAACTTTGGGGTAGTACCTAACTCTCTTAATACCATCTGATATTTTTGGGGATTAAACCTTCCGTTTTCTTGGAAAGATGGAATTTGAGCTATGCTAAGGCTCACTTCTTCTGGTAAAATCTTGAGACCTATTTTATTAGCATAATCTTCTAAGAGTTTTAGTTTGATAAGTTCATCAAGGACTTCTTTTTTTAGATTAAGTTTTTTAAGGTCTTCTTCGCTAATTTCACCAAAGGTTTGCTTTAAACGAAACAACTGAAAGTTGTAAAACTCTTGAAATTCTTTGCCTGTGATAGAAATCCCGTTTACTTTAGCAACGAGGTCTTTTTCTGAAGTAACGAAACTTCCGATACCCCAAAAGACAAAAACAATAATAATTACCGCTAAAAAGATCTTAGCAAAAACTGAAGTAGCGCCTTTTCTTAAAAAATCAAACATAAAACACCTTGTAAAGTTTTTATAAATATACCAAAATTTTTTGAATTGTCAAAAAATTTTTAGTTTAAAAAACATAAGCTAAAAAGCATATAAAGTAAACTTTAACGATAGCAAATTTGAAAAATGAGTACCAATATGATTGGTAACAATCAAGAAACCAAGAAGAATTAGAAACAAGATAGGAAAATACAATAAAAGA
Above is a genomic segment from Thermodesulfobacterium commune DSM 2178 containing:
- a CDS encoding SurA N-terminal domain-containing protein, which codes for MFDFLRKGATSVFAKIFLAVIIIVFVFWGIGSFVTSEKDLVAKVNGISITGKEFQEFYNFQLFRLKQTFGEISEEDLKKLNLKKEVLDELIKLKLLEDYANKIGLKILPEEVSLSIAQIPSFQENGRFNPQKYQMVLRELGTTPKFFEKLVYYDILQQRLKLLLTTPIVVSEEEVKDYLRFAKQEIELLEGILPLKACIEKINHTEKDLENYYLTHRDIYKEEEKIKLAYLFIPYDTSSEVTEAELKRFYEQNLDRFKRPFSAKIKTLLVEATDDTSLKKAQKIIEETKHAKDLKVPAKWVEEGVLSEEIKTALKQSKEGQVLGPFKVSSGYLIIGVEAIKPEGIASFEEVREDIYKFLKTEKTRKVTQEKANKIYSEVMKENDLKIWAEKNKIKLFETNWLTKKEFLDQFQNFQLAKKVFEAPKREFFAPLETSKGFVILEIIDKKPARSLEFAEAKEKVKQDYLNSKGKELCEQKAKALLEKLKSKTEITKEVFEKEGFQTKEYRLTRMEIPQKFSSNIAQLIANPGSSKVIDNIVWDRGDLKIFAIKSIKEFNGTIEDAEIQQASSVLLTQKRDNWFKEWYQSLVKKSKIKTYSLFEKF